A single genomic interval of Argonema galeatum A003/A1 harbors:
- a CDS encoding DUF5674 family protein, giving the protein MIYLIQERGTKKQIEEMLETLGSYIKLAVDIERGLLAGGGEYHADCEAVLLENGSKQVDIWGADWYPLTQEVGYESLINIRPRQNNRSMEIQDPVIRERVAQIVQQLLGGL; this is encoded by the coding sequence ATGATTTATCTGATTCAAGAGCGTGGGACTAAAAAGCAAATTGAAGAAATGCTAGAAACCCTTGGGAGTTATATTAAACTGGCAGTGGATATCGAACGGGGACTTTTGGCCGGTGGTGGAGAATATCATGCTGATTGCGAAGCTGTGTTGCTGGAAAATGGGAGCAAGCAAGTAGATATTTGGGGAGCAGATTGGTATCCGCTTACACAAGAGGTAGGGTATGAATCTCTGATCAATATCCGTCCGCGTCAGAACAATCGCTCAATGGAAATTCAAGATCCGGTTATTCGAGAACGGGTTGCTCAAATCG
- a CDS encoding DUF6887 family protein, translating into MIPNIFQMTNAELKRYISEHRNDTEAFQAAMEVLMSRRNPANRHPYPFELANPEIEVEAILKRKLNQVE; encoded by the coding sequence ATGATTCCAAATATTTTCCAAATGACAAATGCTGAATTAAAACGGTATATTTCTGAACATCGGAATGATACAGAAGCCTTTCAAGCAGCAATGGAAGTCTTGATGAGCCGTCGGAATCCTGCTAATCGTCATCCCTATCCATTTGAACTAGCAAATCCTGAGATTGAAGTTGAGGCTATTTTAAAAAGAAAGCTGAATCAGGTTGAGTAG
- a CDS encoding DUF6888 family protein, with translation MPTQQQLVTAAFLCQLLSNLYQPIQVFRYDRRFKTIYMQAGINDDIALIIDEDGSWEFVL, from the coding sequence TTGCCAACACAGCAACAGCTAGTAACAGCAGCATTCCTCTGTCAGTTGCTCTCTAATCTATACCAGCCAATCCAAGTTTTCCGTTACGACCGGAGGTTTAAAACAATCTATATGCAGGCTGGAATTAATGATGATATTGCTCTTATAATTGATGAAGATGGGAGTTGGGAGTTTGTTCTATGA